The following coding sequences lie in one Gemmatimonadota bacterium genomic window:
- a CDS encoding RNA polymerase sigma factor, with translation MTSHAMTLTTPLAGTPTLDLESVEVRRAASGDEGAFARLYRRHVARIHTLVRRMAGPDAADDLTQDVFIRAWDKLPTFRAESAFSTWLHRLAVNVVLSRRRSQKSERTWFIDDDTPLGFAASKSRHPGTTMDLESAIARLPEGARQVFVLHDVEGWTHEEIAVQFGLVPGTSKSQLSRARAALRRMLDGY, from the coding sequence GTGACTAGCCACGCGATGACCCTGACCACGCCGCTCGCAGGCACCCCGACACTCGACCTCGAATCGGTCGAGGTTCGCCGTGCGGCCAGTGGGGATGAGGGGGCCTTCGCACGACTCTATCGCCGCCACGTCGCCAGGATCCATACCCTGGTCCGGCGGATGGCGGGTCCCGATGCGGCGGATGACCTGACCCAGGATGTCTTCATCCGGGCCTGGGACAAACTGCCGACCTTCCGGGCCGAGAGTGCCTTCAGCACCTGGCTGCACCGGCTGGCGGTCAACGTGGTGCTGAGCCGGCGCCGGAGCCAGAAGAGCGAACGGACCTGGTTCATCGATGATGACACCCCGCTCGGATTCGCGGCAAGCAAGAGCCGCCATCCAGGCACCACGATGGATCTCGAGTCCGCCATCGCCCGGCTCCCTGAGGGGGCCCGGCAAGTCTTTGTTCTGCACGATGTCGAGGGATGGACCCACGAGGAGATTGCCGTGCAGTTCGGGCTCGTCCCCGGGACCTCGAAGTCACAGCTGTCGCGGGCTCGCGCCGCGTTGAGGAGAATGCTCGATGGCTACTGA
- a CDS encoding DUF4097 family beta strand repeat-containing protein has translation MLASLLLSVALISGTSEPDTSARLPRGGSVEIDAHARNVNIRTGTTDAVTVRNGTLDTDGKTISISADDLLRTQGGTMEVLLPAWARVSVSTYTGNVTVDGAPVRLEVESFQGSIRVSGGSGALELASVAGTISVSDFKGTQLSIDATGGDVTVTNATGRMEVSSINGAVRMRGIRSPHVEASSVSDGLEFEGPLAADGHYEFSSHAGGVVLTLPADVSARFTVELFSGKFLTQIPATRPGDRNDDDGNDFTAVFGKGAAHVEVSSFSGDIRVLKAGGR, from the coding sequence ATGCTCGCGTCTCTGCTCCTCTCGGTTGCCCTGATCTCGGGCACGTCGGAACCCGATACCAGCGCGCGCCTGCCGCGTGGCGGCTCGGTGGAAATCGACGCGCATGCTCGCAACGTGAATATCCGCACCGGCACGACGGACGCCGTCACGGTGCGGAACGGCACGCTGGACACCGACGGCAAGACGATTTCGATCAGCGCCGATGACCTGCTCCGCACCCAGGGCGGCACGATGGAAGTGCTGCTGCCCGCGTGGGCGCGCGTCTCGGTCAGCACCTATACGGGGAACGTGACCGTCGATGGCGCACCAGTGCGACTGGAGGTCGAGTCCTTCCAGGGCTCGATCCGTGTCAGCGGTGGCAGCGGCGCACTGGAGTTGGCCAGCGTGGCGGGAACGATCAGCGTCAGCGACTTCAAGGGAACGCAGCTGAGCATTGATGCCACCGGGGGGGACGTCACGGTCACCAATGCTACAGGCCGGATGGAGGTCTCGAGCATCAACGGCGCGGTGCGGATGCGCGGCATTCGTTCTCCGCACGTCGAGGCGTCGAGCGTGAGCGACGGGCTGGAGTTCGAGGGTCCGCTCGCGGCCGATGGGCACTACGAATTCAGCAGCCATGCCGGCGGCGTCGTGCTGACGCTTCCTGCGGATGTCAGCGCGCGGTTCACCGTCGAGCTGTTCAGCGGCAAATTCCTGACCCAGATTCCGGCAACGCGTCCTGGTGACCGAAACGACGACGACGGAAATGATTTCACGGCGGTGTTCGGCAAGGGTGCTGCGCACGTTGAAGTCTCCTCCTTCAGCGGCGACATCCGCGTGCTGAAGGCCGGCGGCCGCTGA
- a CDS encoding DUF3536 domain-containing protein, whose product MRHIVIHGHFYQPPREEPWLELVPREPTALPDHDWNERITRECYAPLAHARVLDDAGRLRRVLNAYAWCSFNVGATLYRWFDEHAPEVGAAFQAGDAASRQRVGFGNAIAMPYHHIIMPLASRRDKLTEVRWGIRDFRARFGRDPEGMWLPETAVDHDTLDVLAAEGIRFTVLAPHQLETPPQHGRPGLWRGENGRELAIFSYNGVMAHEVAFGDTLSNAERWEAELHQTPLADDGGPSITAIATDGETFGHHRRFGDLALASLIDRLERDAPGEMTNYSALLAAYPPRLDVTLVENTSWSCLHGIERWRIDCGCRMDPTTNQAWRAPLRAALEVLAQGVHAVAESAWPADAGNLWEARDAAGPDLAGVAHLPVLARRLLEAERHALAMFTSCGWFFDDIARIEPRIDLRHAARAIEFLPHSLHQPLETALLSALGRAISNDPTKGDGVAIWFRDVLAEADGPARLAAGLAALRDVRPDALDDLDLPSHTWRLEGDEIVTHHRTTGREYRWQAETETLGVVPILARVHPLDEPYKDDRTIPISAYPGPVRTLLLQVARPMVFEATLSPLQRDQLRDGIFDHDSARLLALAGAWALIDRDGVEDAGIVLHAVLDLYDLDEIFIPDDVRVEAFERLSGHPASAARTTLATRLSLALPDAP is encoded by the coding sequence ATGCGTCACATCGTCATCCACGGGCATTTCTACCAGCCCCCGCGCGAAGAACCATGGCTCGAACTCGTCCCCCGCGAACCGACTGCCCTCCCCGACCACGACTGGAACGAGCGCATCACCCGTGAGTGCTATGCGCCACTGGCTCACGCCCGAGTGCTGGATGATGCTGGTCGGCTGCGGCGCGTGCTCAATGCCTATGCGTGGTGCTCATTCAATGTGGGCGCGACGCTCTACCGCTGGTTCGATGAGCACGCGCCAGAAGTAGGCGCCGCCTTCCAGGCCGGCGATGCCGCGTCACGCCAGCGGGTCGGGTTCGGCAATGCTATCGCGATGCCGTATCACCACATCATCATGCCGCTCGCCTCGCGTCGCGACAAACTCACCGAAGTCCGCTGGGGCATCCGTGATTTCCGGGCGCGCTTCGGACGCGATCCCGAGGGGATGTGGCTGCCCGAAACCGCCGTCGATCACGACACGCTCGACGTCCTCGCGGCCGAAGGAATCCGCTTCACCGTTCTCGCCCCGCACCAGCTGGAGACGCCGCCGCAGCACGGTCGTCCGGGCTTGTGGCGTGGCGAGAACGGTCGTGAACTCGCGATCTTCAGTTACAACGGGGTAATGGCGCATGAGGTTGCCTTCGGCGACACGTTGAGCAATGCCGAGCGATGGGAAGCGGAACTGCACCAGACTCCGCTGGCGGACGATGGCGGCCCTTCGATCACGGCGATCGCAACCGACGGCGAGACCTTCGGACATCATCGACGCTTCGGTGACCTCGCACTCGCCTCGCTGATTGATCGCCTCGAGCGCGATGCGCCAGGCGAGATGACCAACTATTCGGCGCTTCTCGCAGCGTACCCTCCGCGCCTCGATGTCACTCTGGTCGAGAACACCTCGTGGAGCTGCCTGCACGGCATCGAACGCTGGCGCATCGATTGTGGCTGCCGGATGGACCCCACCACCAATCAGGCGTGGCGCGCTCCCTTGCGCGCGGCGCTCGAGGTGCTGGCGCAGGGGGTCCACGCCGTCGCCGAGAGCGCCTGGCCCGCCGATGCCGGCAATCTCTGGGAGGCACGCGACGCCGCGGGTCCTGACCTTGCTGGCGTCGCACACCTGCCGGTCCTCGCGCGTCGACTCCTCGAGGCCGAGCGACACGCGCTGGCGATGTTCACCTCCTGCGGCTGGTTCTTCGACGACATCGCGCGGATCGAACCGCGGATCGACTTGCGCCACGCCGCGCGCGCCATCGAATTCCTGCCGCACTCGCTCCACCAGCCGCTCGAGACCGCGCTTCTCTCAGCCCTCGGGCGCGCCATCAGCAACGACCCCACCAAGGGCGATGGGGTGGCGATCTGGTTCCGTGATGTGCTCGCCGAGGCAGATGGCCCGGCCCGCCTCGCGGCCGGACTCGCCGCGTTGCGCGATGTCCGCCCGGATGCCCTTGATGACCTCGACCTCCCTTCGCATACCTGGCGACTCGAAGGCGACGAGATCGTGACGCATCATCGCACCACCGGTCGTGAGTATCGCTGGCAGGCCGAGACCGAGACCCTCGGTGTCGTTCCGATCCTGGCGCGCGTGCATCCGCTCGATGAGCCATACAAGGACGACCGCACCATTCCGATCAGCGCATACCCTGGTCCGGTGCGCACCCTGCTCCTGCAGGTGGCGCGGCCGATGGTCTTCGAGGCCACCCTGTCGCCACTACAACGTGACCAGCTGCGCGACGGCATCTTCGACCATGATTCCGCTCGCCTGCTTGCACTCGCCGGCGCCTGGGCCCTGATCGACCGCGATGGCGTCGAGGACGCCGGCATCGTGCTCCATGCCGTGCTCGATCTCTACGACCTCGACGAAATCTTCATTCCGGACGATGTTCGCGTCGAGGCGTTCGAACGGCTGAGCGGCCATCCAGCGAGCGCGGCGCGGACCACGCTGGCGACCCGACTCTCGCTCGCGCTGCCGGACGCGCCGTGA
- a CDS encoding agmatine deiminase family protein: protein MPAEWARHRGTWLSWPHRESSWPGNFAPVLPVIAQMIRHLTPGEEVHVNVTDAEMERDARAVLAAAKVATHNVFFHHNPTNDAWCRDHGPIFVQRGNEQRILDWGFNAWGGKYPPFDLDDVIPTRIGAEFGIPVSHPGMILEGGSIDVNGRGTLLTTEACLLNPNRNPDLSREEIETRLRDWLGVRHILWLGDGIVGDDTDGHIDDITRFTDEATVVTVLEEDPRDENYELLQDNLRRLQSMTDQDGHPLRIVTLPMPRAVVYEEQRLPASYANFYIGNDVVLLPTYDPARDAEAQATLQGLFPTRRVVPIDCTELIWGLGAFHCLTQQWPEINEKGEARREMGEGLLP, encoded by the coding sequence ATGCCCGCCGAGTGGGCCCGGCATCGCGGCACCTGGCTGTCGTGGCCGCATCGCGAGTCATCGTGGCCGGGCAACTTCGCGCCGGTGCTGCCGGTCATCGCCCAGATGATCCGTCATCTCACGCCCGGCGAAGAAGTGCACGTCAATGTGACCGACGCCGAGATGGAGCGCGACGCACGCGCCGTGCTGGCGGCGGCCAAGGTGGCGACGCACAACGTCTTCTTCCACCACAATCCTACCAACGACGCCTGGTGTCGCGATCACGGCCCGATCTTCGTGCAACGCGGCAACGAGCAGCGCATCCTCGATTGGGGCTTCAATGCCTGGGGCGGCAAGTACCCGCCGTTTGATCTCGACGACGTGATCCCCACGCGCATCGGTGCCGAGTTCGGCATTCCGGTGTCGCATCCGGGGATGATCCTGGAAGGTGGCTCGATCGATGTGAACGGGCGCGGCACCTTGCTTACGACGGAAGCGTGCCTGCTCAACCCCAATCGCAATCCCGACCTCTCTCGCGAGGAGATCGAAACCCGGCTTCGTGACTGGCTGGGGGTCCGCCACATTCTCTGGCTCGGTGATGGCATCGTGGGCGACGACACCGATGGTCACATCGACGACATCACCCGCTTCACCGATGAGGCGACCGTCGTCACCGTGTTAGAAGAGGACCCGCGCGACGAGAACTACGAATTGCTGCAGGACAATCTCCGCCGGCTGCAGTCGATGACCGATCAGGACGGCCACCCGCTCCGGATCGTGACCCTGCCGATGCCGCGGGCCGTGGTCTACGAGGAGCAGCGCCTCCCCGCTTCCTATGCCAACTTCTATATCGGCAACGACGTGGTCCTGCTGCCGACCTACGACCCCGCGCGAGATGCGGAGGCTCAGGCCACGCTCCAGGGGCTCTTCCCGACCCGCCGGGTGGTCCCGATCGACTGCACCGAACTGATCTGGGGCCTCGGGGCGTTTCATTGCCTGACACAGCAGTGGCCTGAGATAAACGAGAAGGGAGAAGCGAGAAGGGAGATGGGCGAGGGCCTGTTGCCCTGA
- a CDS encoding alpha-amylase/4-alpha-glucanotransferase domain-containing protein, whose translation MSAPLRFCFGLHLHQPVGNFRSVFEQHLDEVYRPLLRALMAGEAWPVALHLSGPLLEWFDDNAPEFVDEIGRYVADGHLELLAAGHDEPILAVLPRADRIEQVLRHREHLVRRFGAVASGLWLTERVWEPTLPEELAAAGIRFAIVDDRHFVVSGFAREQLHQHFLTESGGHRLALFPIDEKLRYLVPFRPPEELAAYLRSLRADGHQLAVLADDGEKFGGWPGTRQWVYADGWMERFLATLRELRESGEVILSRFEDALDATPSGGLAYLPSASYREMEGWSLPPVPSRALLRLEDEWGPSRLAGIEGGLLRGSHWRNFLVKYPESNRMHKLMLALSALCRDRGEPVEARRAIGRAQCNDAYWHGVFGGLYLDFLRGAIWHQLATAESLLRVGEPLAAESLDLDADGHPELWIHSSRLSALVAPHRGGAVEFLLDLDARENLLNAMTRHEEAYHVTVTTVTHGAVEPVLHDVAGAPSIHDLEALTERPPIDRETRAMFVDRLIAATSTRDDFIAGTVPVLHSWAVATLAASWQVDPDAVSVELTCNDLAKRLRFDADGTVHCDWQWLAPDEHRSTGGWFATEISMSAPLEIEAPGAERWEYPIETVAKSERGFDRTVQGTAVVLRWPLSAGQASVTARRPAASAPAS comes from the coding sequence GTGAGCGCGCCGCTCCGCTTCTGCTTCGGCCTGCATCTGCACCAGCCGGTAGGGAATTTCCGGTCGGTGTTCGAACAGCATCTCGATGAGGTGTATCGCCCGTTGCTGCGCGCCCTGATGGCCGGGGAAGCGTGGCCGGTCGCCCTGCATCTCTCGGGTCCGCTGCTCGAGTGGTTTGACGACAACGCGCCCGAGTTCGTCGACGAAATCGGCCGGTACGTGGCCGATGGGCATCTCGAGCTGCTCGCTGCGGGGCACGATGAGCCGATCCTCGCGGTCTTGCCGCGGGCCGATCGGATCGAGCAGGTCCTCCGGCATCGCGAACATCTCGTTCGACGCTTCGGCGCCGTGGCGAGCGGCCTCTGGCTCACCGAGCGCGTCTGGGAGCCCACGCTACCCGAAGAACTCGCTGCCGCCGGCATTCGGTTCGCGATTGTCGACGATCGGCATTTCGTCGTCAGCGGCTTCGCGCGCGAGCAGCTGCATCAGCATTTTCTGACGGAATCCGGTGGCCACCGGCTGGCACTCTTCCCGATCGACGAGAAGCTCCGCTACCTGGTGCCGTTCCGCCCGCCGGAGGAGCTTGCAGCGTACTTGCGCTCGCTCCGCGCCGACGGCCACCAGCTCGCGGTGCTCGCCGACGATGGCGAAAAATTCGGCGGCTGGCCCGGCACTCGGCAGTGGGTCTACGCCGATGGCTGGATGGAGCGCTTCCTCGCGACGCTTCGCGAACTGCGAGAAAGTGGCGAGGTCATCCTGTCACGCTTCGAGGATGCGCTCGACGCGACGCCGTCGGGCGGGCTCGCCTATCTGCCGTCGGCCTCGTACCGCGAGATGGAAGGTTGGTCGCTTCCACCCGTCCCATCGCGTGCATTGCTGCGGCTCGAAGATGAGTGGGGACCGAGCCGGCTGGCGGGAATCGAAGGCGGCCTGTTGCGCGGCTCGCACTGGCGGAACTTTCTGGTGAAGTACCCCGAGTCCAACCGGATGCACAAACTGATGCTCGCGCTCTCGGCGCTCTGTCGCGATCGCGGCGAGCCGGTCGAGGCCAGACGTGCCATCGGGAGAGCCCAGTGCAACGACGCCTACTGGCATGGCGTCTTTGGTGGCCTCTACCTCGATTTTCTTCGCGGCGCCATCTGGCACCAGTTGGCCACGGCCGAGAGCCTCCTTCGTGTCGGCGAACCACTCGCCGCCGAATCGTTGGATCTCGATGCCGACGGCCATCCGGAACTCTGGATCCACTCGTCCCGGCTCAGCGCACTCGTGGCACCGCATCGCGGCGGCGCCGTGGAGTTCCTCCTCGACCTCGATGCCCGCGAGAACCTGCTCAATGCGATGACCCGTCACGAAGAGGCGTATCACGTGACGGTCACGACGGTCACGCACGGGGCGGTTGAGCCGGTGCTCCACGATGTCGCAGGAGCACCGTCGATCCACGATCTCGAAGCGCTCACCGAGCGACCGCCGATTGATCGCGAGACGCGAGCGATGTTCGTCGACCGGTTGATCGCCGCCACCTCAACACGTGATGACTTCATTGCCGGCACGGTTCCGGTCCTCCACTCGTGGGCCGTGGCGACGCTCGCCGCGAGCTGGCAGGTCGACCCGGATGCGGTGTCGGTCGAGCTGACGTGTAATGACCTGGCGAAACGCCTGCGGTTCGACGCCGACGGCACCGTGCATTGCGACTGGCAATGGCTTGCCCCCGACGAGCATCGCTCGACCGGGGGCTGGTTTGCCACAGAAATCTCCATGTCCGCCCCACTCGAGATCGAGGCGCCCGGCGCGGAACGCTGGGAGTACCCGATCGAAACCGTCGCCAAGAGCGAGCGCGGCTTCGACCGGACCGTTCAGGGGACAGCGGTGGTGCTGCGCTGGCCCCTGAGCGCCGGCCAGGCCAGCGTCACGGCACGACGTCCGGCCGCTTCGGCGCCAGCTTCATGA
- a CDS encoding Ig-like domain-containing protein, translated as MLFLVLGALMQQTPPQAVRLEVTPAAAQVQVGQTVKVSGKAFDAAGKPLPNAPIFYFTGGDEGSVDSTGLVVAGYAGKITVTAVTPKAGGGQVTAFSRITVLPAPPATIVMEPTPTRAVVGTRFTLTATPYSKQNDIRYDKVTFASSNPGVLAVSADGLARAVAPGRASVIATSGPARLEQPIQVVSGAGVKLALTPARSAVRAGDVIRFVASLKDASGKAISDAAISWSAQSATGTAMIGTDGHFVAEVPGQYTVIASAAGQQAEALVEVSLRDVGRGLQVLGRVPLKFSTAEVWVHPNGQCAYLSTIADRVYAIDVSNPGAPKIVDSMMTNARIVNDVMTTEDGKYGVFSREGASDRKNGIVVFDASNACHPKPISEYTATLSGGAHSSYVAKGYAYVTDDATGSIRVIDIRDPLHPREAGRWEAQQTVAGRYVHDVMVLDGLAYLSYWNDGLIILDVGNGIKGGSPEKPVLVSQFKYDLNRLYSRVEQLYGLGARGTHTAWRHKNYVFIGDEVYAEKQMEGLKDGNNLTFGRLQVIDVTNIEKPKLVAWYEPTDGGVHNIWVEGDSLYLGNYQGGARVLDVSGELKGDLLRQGREMSWMLTSDSLGMRPRATFAWGAVVKNGVIFVPDINTGLWIMKLAPKRPDVVP; from the coding sequence ATGCTGTTTCTGGTACTGGGTGCCTTGATGCAACAGACGCCGCCGCAGGCGGTTCGACTCGAAGTCACCCCCGCTGCGGCGCAGGTGCAGGTCGGACAGACCGTGAAGGTGTCGGGGAAGGCGTTCGATGCCGCGGGGAAGCCGCTGCCGAACGCGCCGATCTTCTACTTCACCGGCGGCGATGAAGGGAGTGTGGATTCGACCGGGCTGGTGGTCGCGGGGTACGCCGGAAAGATCACGGTCACTGCGGTGACGCCGAAGGCCGGTGGCGGTCAGGTCACCGCGTTCTCGCGGATCACGGTATTGCCGGCGCCGCCAGCGACCATCGTGATGGAGCCGACGCCGACTCGTGCGGTGGTGGGCACGCGCTTCACTCTCACCGCGACGCCGTACTCGAAACAGAACGACATCCGCTACGACAAGGTCACCTTCGCGTCAAGCAATCCTGGTGTGCTCGCCGTCTCTGCCGATGGTCTTGCGCGTGCCGTGGCGCCGGGCCGGGCGTCGGTGATTGCGACCAGCGGGCCGGCCCGCCTTGAGCAGCCGATCCAGGTCGTGAGCGGGGCAGGGGTGAAGCTGGCACTGACCCCGGCGCGCTCTGCCGTACGCGCGGGGGATGTCATCCGCTTCGTCGCCTCGCTCAAGGATGCCAGCGGGAAAGCCATCAGCGACGCGGCGATTTCGTGGAGCGCCCAGAGCGCGACCGGCACTGCGATGATCGGCACCGACGGTCACTTCGTCGCCGAAGTGCCCGGGCAGTACACGGTGATCGCCTCGGCCGCCGGACAGCAGGCCGAAGCGCTGGTCGAGGTCTCCCTGCGCGATGTCGGGCGTGGCTTGCAGGTGCTGGGCCGGGTGCCGCTGAAGTTCTCGACCGCCGAAGTCTGGGTGCATCCGAACGGGCAGTGCGCCTACCTGAGCACGATTGCCGACCGGGTCTACGCCATCGATGTCTCGAATCCGGGCGCGCCGAAGATCGTCGACTCGATGATGACGAATGCTCGCATCGTCAACGACGTGATGACGACGGAGGATGGCAAGTACGGCGTCTTCTCGCGTGAGGGCGCGTCGGATCGCAAGAACGGCATTGTCGTCTTCGATGCCTCGAACGCCTGCCACCCGAAGCCGATTTCGGAGTACACCGCGACGCTCTCTGGTGGTGCGCACTCGTCGTATGTCGCCAAGGGATACGCCTACGTCACTGACGACGCGACCGGGTCGATCCGGGTCATCGATATTCGTGATCCGCTTCATCCCCGGGAGGCCGGTCGCTGGGAAGCGCAGCAGACCGTGGCCGGTCGCTATGTCCACGACGTGATGGTGCTCGACGGACTGGCCTATCTCTCGTACTGGAACGACGGCCTGATCATTCTCGATGTCGGCAACGGGATCAAGGGCGGATCGCCCGAGAAGCCGGTCCTCGTGTCGCAGTTCAAGTACGACCTGAACCGGCTCTACTCGCGGGTGGAGCAGCTCTACGGCCTCGGCGCCCGCGGCACTCACACCGCCTGGCGTCACAAGAACTATGTCTTCATTGGTGATGAGGTCTACGCCGAGAAGCAGATGGAAGGGCTGAAGGACGGCAACAATCTCACCTTCGGACGTCTGCAGGTCATCGATGTGACGAACATCGAGAAGCCGAAGCTGGTCGCGTGGTACGAGCCGACTGATGGTGGGGTGCACAACATCTGGGTCGAGGGCGACTCACTCTACCTGGGCAATTATCAGGGTGGGGCGCGAGTGCTCGATGTCAGCGGCGAGCTAAAGGGCGACCTGCTGCGTCAGGGGCGAGAGATGTCGTGGATGCTCACGTCGGACTCGCTTGGCATGCGTCCGCGGGCAACTTTTGCGTGGGGTGCGGTGGTCAAGAATGGCGTGATCTTCGTCCCCGACATCAATACGGGGCTCTGGATCATGAAGCTGGCGCCGAAGCGGCCGGACGTCGTGCCGTGA
- a CDS encoding carbon-nitrogen hydrolase, protein MTTSRIVRVGLVQQRVGGDPAGNLDRAIAGIREAAAKGAQLVCLQELFGWYYFCQREDHDFFKLAEPIPGPSTARLSAVAKELGVVLVASLFEKRAEGLYHNTAAVIDADGSYLGKYRKMHIPDDPQFYEKFYFTPGDLGFRTWQTAVGKIGVLICWDQWYPEAARLTALSGAEILFYPTAIGWLPAEKSEYGERQQGAWETIQRSHAVANGVFVCSVNRTGHEVLPGSEAGAQGIEFWGGSFIADPNGRILAKAGQDEEVLVADCDFGAVDVVRTHWPFLRDRRIDAYSDITKRYID, encoded by the coding sequence ATGACTACTTCGCGCATTGTCCGGGTCGGACTGGTCCAGCAGCGGGTCGGCGGCGATCCCGCCGGGAACCTCGACCGCGCCATCGCAGGGATCCGCGAGGCGGCCGCCAAGGGCGCCCAGCTCGTCTGCCTGCAGGAACTCTTCGGCTGGTACTACTTCTGCCAGCGCGAGGACCACGACTTCTTCAAGCTGGCCGAACCGATCCCTGGCCCCAGCACTGCCAGGCTGTCGGCGGTGGCGAAGGAACTGGGCGTCGTGCTGGTGGCCTCGCTCTTCGAAAAGCGCGCTGAAGGCCTCTACCACAACACTGCCGCGGTCATTGATGCCGATGGAAGTTACCTCGGCAAGTACCGGAAGATGCACATCCCGGATGACCCGCAATTCTACGAGAAGTTCTACTTCACGCCTGGTGATCTCGGCTTCCGGACCTGGCAGACCGCGGTCGGCAAGATCGGCGTCCTGATCTGCTGGGACCAGTGGTATCCGGAGGCCGCGCGGCTCACGGCGCTCTCCGGTGCAGAGATTCTGTTCTACCCGACCGCGATCGGCTGGCTCCCGGCCGAGAAGAGCGAGTACGGCGAGCGGCAGCAGGGCGCCTGGGAGACGATCCAGCGGAGCCACGCGGTGGCCAATGGGGTCTTCGTCTGCAGCGTCAACCGGACGGGGCACGAAGTGCTCCCGGGCAGCGAAGCCGGTGCGCAAGGGATCGAGTTCTGGGGCGGCTCCTTCATCGCCGACCCCAACGGCCGGATTCTCGCCAAGGCGGGACAGGACGAGGAAGTCCTTGTGGCCGATTGTGATTTCGGGGCAGTCGATGTGGTGCGCACCCACTGGCCGTTCCTGCGCGACCGTCGCATCGACGCCTACAGCGATATCACCAAGCGCTACATTGACTGA